The Fructilactobacillus ixorae genome has a window encoding:
- the rplV gene encoding 50S ribosomal protein L22, with protein MAEQVTSAKAIAKTVRIAPRKVRLVLDLIRGKQVAEATSILKFTPRGASPVVEKVLRSAVANAENNFDLDGQTLVVSEAYADEGPTLKRFRPRAKGSASPINKRTSHITIVVSEQKEG; from the coding sequence ATGGCTGAACAAGTTACATCAGCAAAAGCAATCGCTAAAACTGTTCGCATTGCCCCTCGTAAGGTCCGCCTTGTTTTAGATCTTATTAGAGGCAAGCAGGTTGCAGAAGCAACTTCAATCTTGAAGTTCACTCCCCGCGGGGCATCTCCCGTTGTGGAAAAAGTGTTACGCTCTGCCGTTGCTAACGCAGAAAACAACTTTGATCTTGACGGTCAAACCTTGGTTGTAAGCGAAGCTTATGCCGACGAAGGACCAACCTTAAAACGGTTCCGTCCCCGGGCAAAAGGTTCTGCTTCTCCCATTAACAAACGTACTAGTCACATCACAATCGTAGTATCAGAACAAAAGGAGGGATAG
- the rpsS gene encoding 30S ribosomal protein S19, with product MSRSLKKGPFADQSLLKKIDAQKDQEKKTVIKTWSRRSTIFPSFIGYTISVYNGRHHVPVFIQEDMVGHKLGEFVPTRTFHGHGNTDKKTV from the coding sequence ATGAGTCGTAGTTTAAAGAAGGGACCATTTGCCGACCAATCGCTCTTAAAGAAGATTGACGCGCAAAAAGACCAAGAAAAGAAAACGGTTATCAAGACTTGGTCACGTCGTTCGACGATTTTCCCAAGTTTCATTGGATACACTATCTCAGTTTACAACGGTAGACATCATGTCCCAGTGTTCATCCAAGAAGACATGGTAGGCCACAAACTTGGTGAATTCGTACCAACTCGGACATTCCACGGTCACGGAAATACCGACAAAAAAACTGTATAA
- the rplB gene encoding 50S ribosomal protein L2: MALKKYKPTTNGRRNMTSIDYSQITTNKPEKSLVAANSKTAGRNNSGRMTVRHRGGGNKHKYRVIDFKRNHDDVPATVKTIEYDPNRSANIALVVYEDGIKAYILAPKGLKVGDVVESGKDVDIKIGNTLALQDIPVGSTIHNIELKPGKGGQLARSAGNSAQLLSNEPGSKYSLVKLPSGEVRMILSVCRATIGTVGNEEHSLINWGKAGRTRYRGQRPHVRGSVMNPNDHPHGGGEGKAPIGYPSPLSPWHKKTAGKKTRKKTARSSKFIVRRRKGSKM; the protein is encoded by the coding sequence GTGGCTTTAAAGAAATATAAACCAACCACTAACGGTCGGCGGAATATGACGAGCATTGACTACAGCCAAATTACGACGAACAAGCCGGAAAAGAGCTTAGTTGCTGCGAACTCCAAGACTGCTGGTCGAAACAACTCCGGTCGCATGACTGTCCGTCACCGTGGTGGTGGAAACAAACACAAGTACCGGGTGATTGATTTCAAACGGAACCATGATGATGTGCCAGCAACTGTAAAGACGATCGAATACGATCCTAACCGGAGCGCTAACATTGCGTTAGTTGTTTACGAAGATGGGATTAAAGCTTACATCTTAGCTCCTAAGGGCTTGAAGGTCGGCGATGTTGTCGAATCTGGAAAAGATGTTGACATTAAGATCGGAAACACGTTGGCATTACAAGATATTCCAGTGGGTAGTACCATTCACAATATCGAATTAAAACCTGGTAAGGGGGGTCAATTGGCTCGTTCTGCTGGAAACTCGGCTCAATTATTGAGTAACGAACCTGGTAGCAAGTACTCCTTGGTTAAATTACCTTCTGGGGAAGTTCGGATGATTCTGTCCGTTTGTCGTGCCACGATTGGAACGGTTGGAAACGAAGAACATTCCTTGATCAACTGGGGGAAAGCCGGACGGACTCGTTACCGTGGTCAACGGCCTCACGTTCGTGGATCAGTAATGAACCCGAATGATCACCCCCATGGTGGTGGGGAAGGGAAAGCCCCAATCGGTTACCCATCTCCATTATCTCCATGGCATAAAAAGACTGCTGGGAAGAAAACCCGGAAGAAGACTGCACGTTCAAGCAAGTTTATTGTACGTCGTCGTAAAGGCTCCAAGATGTAA
- the rplW gene encoding 50S ribosomal protein L23, with protein sequence MDARDIILRPVITEASTDRMDEKKYTFDVDLRANKNQVRDAVAEIFGVKVKKVNLMNVRGKEKRQGRYVGFTKKRKKAIVTLTNDSDEIKLFSEE encoded by the coding sequence ATGGATGCACGAGATATTATTTTACGTCCGGTTATCACCGAAGCTTCAACCGACCGGATGGATGAAAAGAAGTACACATTTGATGTTGATTTACGAGCAAACAAAAACCAAGTTCGCGACGCAGTTGCAGAAATCTTCGGCGTTAAGGTTAAAAAAGTGAACTTGATGAACGTGCGCGGGAAAGAAAAACGGCAAGGTCGTTACGTTGGTTTTACCAAGAAACGAAAGAAAGCAATCGTAACGCTCACCAACGATTCAGACGAAATCAAATTATTCTCTGAAGAATAA
- the rplD gene encoding 50S ribosomal protein L4: protein MTSVSLYKQDGSKNGEVELNEAIFNIEPNEAVVFDTVVMQRASLRQGTNGTKSRGQVRGGGKKPWRQKGTGRARQGSIRSPQWVGGGVVFGPQARSYSYHLPKKVTRLAVKSVLSEKVANGDLLVVDSLSFDAPKTKEFANLLKNLDAATKTLVVLEDGNDNAARSARNLDNVKVISGKGVNALDVLNSQKVIITKAALSQVEEVLA, encoded by the coding sequence ATGACAAGCGTATCATTATATAAACAAGATGGAAGTAAAAATGGTGAAGTGGAATTAAACGAAGCCATTTTCAACATTGAACCCAACGAAGCCGTTGTCTTCGACACAGTGGTAATGCAACGCGCTTCCCTCCGCCAAGGAACCAACGGAACTAAGTCCAGAGGTCAAGTTCGTGGTGGTGGAAAGAAACCATGGAGACAAAAGGGAACGGGACGTGCGCGTCAAGGTTCAATTCGGTCACCACAATGGGTTGGTGGAGGAGTTGTCTTCGGGCCACAAGCTCGTTCATACAGCTACCACTTACCAAAGAAGGTTACGAGATTAGCTGTTAAATCAGTACTCTCTGAAAAAGTTGCTAACGGTGATTTACTCGTGGTTGATTCTCTCAGCTTTGATGCACCAAAGACGAAGGAATTTGCTAACCTGTTGAAGAATCTTGATGCAGCTACGAAAACGCTAGTAGTTTTGGAAGACGGTAACGACAATGCAGCTCGTTCAGCACGCAACCTTGATAACGTTAAAGTTATTAGTGGTAAAGGGGTTAACGCCTTAGACGTCTTGAACAGTCAAAAAGTTATTATTACCAAAGCTGCTCTTTCTCAAGTAGAGGAGGTGCTCGCATAA
- the rplC gene encoding 50S ribosomal protein L3, with translation MTKKGILGKKVGMTQVFADNGELVPVTVVDVTPNVVLQVKNNETDGYEAIQLGFDDKRSVLSNKPEQGHVKKANTTPKRFIREISDVDLGDYKVGDEVKADTFATGDIVDVTGTTKGHGYQGNIHKDGQRRGPATHGSRYHRRPGSLGVIINRVVKGMKLPGRMGNKTVTIQNLEIVKADVENNVLLIKGNVPGANKTLVTVRTAASESRK, from the coding sequence ATGACCAAAAAAGGAATCTTAGGGAAAAAGGTCGGCATGACGCAAGTGTTTGCTGACAACGGTGAGCTGGTACCAGTAACTGTTGTTGATGTAACGCCGAACGTTGTTTTACAAGTTAAAAACAACGAAACGGACGGTTACGAAGCAATCCAACTTGGGTTTGACGACAAACGTTCAGTATTAAGCAACAAGCCTGAACAAGGTCATGTTAAAAAGGCAAATACTACTCCTAAGCGCTTCATTCGTGAAATCAGCGATGTCGACTTGGGAGACTACAAAGTTGGTGACGAAGTTAAGGCTGACACCTTTGCAACTGGTGACATCGTTGACGTTACGGGTACTACTAAAGGTCATGGTTACCAAGGTAACATCCACAAAGATGGTCAACGCCGTGGACCGGCTACGCACGGTTCCCGTTACCACCGTCGCCCTGGTTCATTAGGGGTTATCATTAACCGCGTGGTTAAAGGCATGAAATTACCTGGTCGGATGGGTAACAAAACGGTTACCATCCAAAACCTTGAAATCGTTAAGGCTGACGTTGAAAACAACGTCTTATTGATCAAAGGAAATGTTCCAGGTGCTAACAAAACCCTAGTAACTGTTCGGACAGCTGCTAGCGAATCAAGAAAATAA
- the rpsJ gene encoding 30S ribosomal protein S10 gives MAKEKIRIRLKAYEHRSLDQAADKIVATAQRTGANIAGPIPLPTERALYTVLASPFKYSKAQEQFEMLTHKRLIDILNPTPKTVDSLMKLDLPSGVDIEIKL, from the coding sequence ATGGCAAAAGAAAAAATTCGTATCCGGTTGAAAGCTTACGAACACCGCAGTTTAGATCAAGCTGCTGACAAGATTGTAGCAACGGCACAAAGAACTGGGGCCAACATTGCTGGTCCAATTCCACTGCCAACGGAAAGAGCTTTATACACTGTGTTAGCATCACCATTTAAATACAGTAAGGCGCAGGAACAATTCGAAATGTTAACCCACAAGCGGTTAATTGATATTTTGAACCCCACTCCAAAGACGGTCGACTCATTAATGAAGTTAGACTTGCCTAGTGGTGTGGATATCGAAATCAAACTTTAA